In a single window of the Bradyrhizobium sp. ORS 285 genome:
- a CDS encoding MFS transporter — translation MTTETWRGRIALMVAHCAGMVDLVALPVWVGTLIARYKFSPQQAGLLATLFLLGAVLSSLFFAPRLNRLNARLTAAAGYAAAALVFVAASRTSEFPLLALLHALAGATAACGLSFTHGTIARSANPHRLFAIVGMALGVFAILFLGLTPNLVESFGGPALFIVFAGVMAIAALASAISFPKGVVRSEEDLIAEVSHLPRAVWLGIAGISAMALTQAMLFSFIERIGIDHGFGAETVTGVLIALGFVNLLPAPLAALLETRLPARHVLLAGPVCQALIAVTITFGSGLLAYAVPTAVFAAVMIFTHTFAFGLLSRLDPTARALAGTPAMLMIGAAIGPILGGTLVQLFGYPALGLGAVVISSVAVVMFSRVFAARETASATSLEIA, via the coding sequence GTGACGACGGAAACCTGGCGCGGGCGCATCGCCCTGATGGTCGCGCATTGCGCCGGGATGGTTGACCTCGTGGCGCTGCCGGTGTGGGTGGGCACGCTGATCGCACGCTACAAATTCAGCCCGCAGCAGGCCGGATTGCTGGCCACTCTGTTCCTGCTCGGCGCCGTGCTCAGCAGCTTGTTCTTTGCGCCGCGGCTCAACCGCCTGAACGCCCGGCTGACAGCCGCCGCGGGATACGCGGCGGCCGCGCTGGTGTTCGTGGCCGCGAGCCGAACGTCGGAATTTCCGCTGCTCGCGCTGCTGCATGCGCTGGCGGGCGCGACGGCGGCCTGCGGCCTGAGCTTCACCCATGGCACCATCGCACGCAGCGCCAACCCGCACCGGCTGTTCGCGATCGTCGGGATGGCGCTCGGGGTGTTCGCAATCCTGTTCCTCGGCCTGACACCCAATCTCGTCGAGAGCTTCGGCGGGCCGGCGCTGTTCATCGTGTTCGCAGGCGTCATGGCGATCGCGGCGCTGGCGTCAGCGATATCGTTTCCCAAGGGCGTCGTGCGCAGCGAGGAGGATCTCATCGCCGAGGTCAGCCATCTGCCGCGCGCGGTGTGGTTGGGCATCGCGGGCATCAGCGCGATGGCGCTGACGCAGGCGATGCTGTTCAGCTTCATCGAGCGCATCGGCATCGATCACGGCTTCGGCGCGGAGACGGTCACCGGCGTGCTGATCGCGCTCGGCTTCGTCAACCTGCTGCCGGCGCCGTTGGCCGCGCTTCTGGAGACACGGCTGCCGGCGCGCCACGTGCTGCTGGCCGGGCCGGTCTGCCAGGCGCTGATCGCGGTGACGATCACCTTCGGCTCGGGCCTGCTCGCCTATGCCGTCCCGACCGCGGTGTTTGCGGCGGTGATGATCTTCACACACACGTTCGCCTTCGGCCTGTTGTCGCGGCTCGACCCGACGGCGCGCGCGCTCGCCGGCACGCCGGCGATGCTGATGATCGGCGCGGCGATCGGTCCCATTCTCGGCGGCACCTTGGTGCAACTGTTCGGCTATCCCGCGCTCGGGCTCGGCGCCGTCGTGATCTCGTCGGTCGCCGTCGTGATGTTCTCGCGCGTGTTCGCCGCGCGTGAGACCGCCTCCGCCACCTCTCTCGAAATCGCCTGA
- a CDS encoding FAD-dependent oxidoreductase — MAVVSRVLTIGGGFSGMAAAIQMRRAGIAVDLVELDASWRPEGAGITVSGPTLRALDQIGVLGEFKRRGYLSDGVELFTPAGHRIGEIPTPKPVGSDVPGGGGIMRPELGRILADETRAAGVSVRVGCSYTDIAQHDDDVEVAFTDGTTGRYDLVVVADGVHSKTRARLFPEVKPPQYIGQVVWRAVLPRPDEIVRPRMWLGGAVKAGVNPVSPSLMYMFVTEARPDKQQIERAAWPQMVADLLAPFSDPVLTGLRPHLFSAEAAIDYRPLSNLLVPAPWNRGRVILIGDTVAATTPHLASGAGIGIESGIVLAEELARAETLQEAFDRFHARRWERCRMVIENSAQLCRIEMENGDKAEHARIMRESTIGLTQPI, encoded by the coding sequence ATGGCAGTGGTGAGCAGGGTGCTGACGATCGGCGGCGGATTTTCCGGCATGGCCGCGGCGATCCAGATGCGCAGGGCCGGCATCGCAGTCGATCTGGTCGAGCTCGATGCGAGCTGGCGGCCGGAGGGCGCCGGCATCACCGTCAGTGGGCCGACCTTGCGGGCGCTCGACCAGATCGGCGTGCTCGGCGAATTCAAACGACGCGGCTATCTGTCTGATGGCGTCGAGCTGTTCACACCGGCAGGTCATCGCATCGGCGAGATTCCGACGCCGAAGCCGGTGGGATCGGACGTGCCCGGCGGCGGCGGCATCATGCGCCCCGAGCTCGGCCGCATCCTCGCCGATGAGACGCGCGCGGCCGGCGTCAGCGTCCGGGTCGGCTGCAGCTACACTGACATCGCGCAGCACGACGATGACGTGGAGGTCGCCTTCACCGACGGCACGACCGGGCGCTACGATCTCGTCGTCGTCGCCGACGGCGTGCATTCGAAGACACGGGCGCGGCTGTTTCCCGAGGTCAAGCCGCCGCAATATATCGGGCAGGTGGTGTGGCGTGCGGTGCTGCCGCGGCCGGACGAGATCGTGCGCCCACGGATGTGGCTGGGCGGAGCGGTCAAGGCCGGAGTCAACCCGGTGTCGCCGAGCCTGATGTACATGTTCGTCACCGAGGCGCGGCCGGACAAGCAGCAGATCGAGCGCGCGGCCTGGCCGCAGATGGTCGCGGACTTGCTGGCGCCGTTCAGTGATCCCGTTCTGACCGGCTTGCGGCCGCATCTGTTCAGCGCGGAGGCCGCGATCGACTACCGCCCGCTTTCGAACCTGCTGGTGCCGGCGCCCTGGAATCGCGGGCGCGTCATCCTGATCGGCGACACCGTGGCCGCGACCACGCCGCATCTCGCCTCCGGAGCGGGCATCGGCATCGAGAGCGGCATCGTGCTCGCCGAGGAGCTCGCGCGTGCCGAGACGTTGCAGGAGGCGTTCGACCGCTTCCATGCGCGGCGCTGGGAGCGCTGCCGGATGGTGATCGAGAACTCCGCGCAACTCTGCCGCATCGAGATGGAGAACGGCGACAAGGCCGAGCACGCAAGGATCATGCGGGAGTCGACCATCGGGCTGACGCAGCCGATCTGA